The Synergistaceae bacterium genome contains the following window.
GATAAGTCCCCAGGGCATTGTGATTTCCCTCCACCATAAATTTATTCCGCTTTAAGTATCCTACTTTGTCAGATAAATTTCATCTGCACAAATTCTACAAATTGTTTTGGTAGTATTCCCACCGCAGAAAGAGGTGGGGTGAACAATGCAAACAAAGACGCTTCGTGTCGAGGGAATGACATGTACCGGGTGTGAGGGGAGAATCGAGCGGAAGCTGAGAGCGGCGAAGGGGGTGACGGAGGCGGTCGCGCGTTTTGCCGAAGGAACGGTGCGGGTGACCCTGGATCCCGCCGTGATCGGGTTCGATACCGTCGCTGGACTTGTGGAAGATTTGGATTATCGCGTCGTCGGCTCCTTCGACGATCAGGAGGAAAAGGACGGTGAGGGAGCGGGGCCGAAATTCGAGCTCTGGAAAACGATCTGGATCGCCCTGGCGCTTTACGAGCTGTATGTTCTGCTTGACCGATTCGGACTGCTGGACGTCTTTTACGCTTTTCCGGAGGCGAGGGCCGGAATGGGGTACGGCATGATCTTCACCGTGGGCCTTCTCACCTCGGTGCACTGCGTCGCCATGTGCGGCGGCATCAACCTTTCCCAGTCGATTTCGAGGGCGGCGCCGGCGGAGCGTCTTGTTCGGCTCGCGGCGTTTCGGTCCGGTCTGCTCTACAACCTGGGACGGCTCGTTTCCTACACGCTCATCGGAGGAATCGCCGGAGCGCTGGGTTCGGCCGTGAGTCTCTCCGAGTCCGCCCGTGGAGGGGTACAGATCGCTGCGGGAGCCTTCATGATTATTATGGGGCTTAACATGCTGAACGTCTTTCCCTGGCTGAGGCGGCTGAATCCCCGGATGCCGAAAATTTTCGGCGATAAACTTCACGGACAGGGAGGAAGCCGCGCGCCCCTTTACGTGGGCCTTCTCAACGGTCTGATGCCCTGCGGCCCTCTGCAGGCCATGCAGATTTACGCGCTGTCCACCGGCAGTTTCCTTAAAGGGGCGCTTTCCATGTTTTTCTTCAGCGCGGGGACGATCCCCCTCATGTTCGGACTGAGCGCGCTGAGCGGCCTTCTGAGCCGCCGGTTCACCCGGAGCGCGATGACCGTGGGGGCGGTGATGGTCGTGCTTTTGGGCGCGGGCATGTTTGGAAACGGCATGGACCTGTCGGGTCTTTCTTTTGTCCTGGCGCCGGCCGGAGAGGCGGTTTCAGGGACTTCCGCCCGGATGGAGGGCGGTGTGCAGGTGGTCCGCACCGAACTTCAGTCGGGGCGTTATGCTCCCATTGTCGTCCGGCTGGGCACGCCCGTTCGATGGAACATTCACGCGGAGCCGGGGACGGTCAACGGCTGCAACAATAGAATCGTCCTGCCCGGCTCTCTTCGGGAGGCCCCCGACGTTCCGGGGCGGATACAGAAAAAGCTCGCCGTCGGGGACAATCTGGTGGAATTTGTCCCCACCCGGGCGGGAACGTTCACCTACACCTGCTGGATGGGGATGATCCGCGGAAAAATCACGGTCGTCGATGAAACGGAGACATCGGGCTCCACCGCGCTGGCGGCGGAATCGACGGAAGAGGATCTGGATCTTTCCGCCCTGTCGTTTGACGTGTCCTCCGAGGACGCGGACATTTTTTCGGCGCTTTTCAGCGACCCGGAGGACGCCTCCGCGGAGGAGATCGAAAACGCGAGCAGTCCCTCCTGCTGCGCGGCGAACACCGCCGATAACGCCGCTTCCGCTCCTTCGGTCGGTCGTTCCTGCTGCGCCCCCGCCTCGCCGCAGGTTTCCGCGCCCCGCATCATTTTAAGCGACGGCCTGCCTCCCGGTCCCTGGCGCATTCGGGCGCAGCCCCGGCAAAGTTGCTGCACCCGTTGAAAAATATTATTTTGAGAAGGGAAGAGATTTAAATGTCAAAAAATGTGGTATCGTCGAAATTCAAAAGCGGGAAAGGGCTTTTTGTTCTGGCGCTGTTGCTGGCCTCCGGGACGATTGCGGCGGCGGCGGAGCTTCCAAACGGCGATCTGCTCATTGTTCCCGATGAAATTACGGAGACGGCGACGTTCTTTCCCATCAACGTGGAGGGCGTTCAGATGGAGGTCTTTGCGGTGAGAGCCCCGGACGGCACCGTGCGAACGGCCTTCAACACCTGTCAGGTCTGCTACGCCTCCGGAAGGGGCTATTATAAACAGGAAGGCGGCATGTTCGTGTGCCAGAACTGCGGCAACCGCTTCCGAACCAGCGACGTGGAGCTGGTCCACGGCGGATGCAATCCGGTTCCCATCACCTCGAGGTACAAAACGGTGGACGAAAGGGGAATCACCATCGCAAAGAGTTTCCTGGTTCGGGCAAAGCCGATTTTCGCGAGATGGAAACGGTGAAATAATGATGAAGCACGGGAAGAGACACAGGAAGGGAAAGGAAGGTCGTATATGTTGAGAGAGACCGTAGCGATTGGGGGCATGACCTGCGCCGCCTGCGCGAAAAGAATCGAGAGGGCGGTGGGAAAGCTCCAGGGCATCGCCGACGCCAGCGTCAACTTCGCCACGGAAAAACTCACGGTGGAGTTCGATGAAAAACAGGTCGCGCTGGGCGACATCGAAAAGAAAATCGTCGACGCGGGGTATAACGTCCTGAAAGAGAGGCCCAAAAGCGGTGCGACGATCCCCATCGGCGGCATGACCTGCGCCGCCTGCGCGAAGAGAATTGAGAAGGCGGTGGGCAAACTCGACGGAGTGGAGTCCGCCAGCGTCAACTTTGCCACGGAAAAACTCACGGTGTCCTGGGACCCGTCGCGGGTCAGACTTTCCGCCATACGGGACGCCGTCGAAAAGGCGGGCTATAAGGCCCTCTCCGCCGAGAAAAGCGGAGCGGTGGACGAGGACCGTCTGCGCAGGGAAGGGGAAATCCGCTCGATGTGGAGAAAGTTCATCGTGGCGGCGATTTTCGGGGCCCCCCTTCTGTACCTCGCCATGGGCTCCATGGTCTGGTGGCTGTACTGGCCGATTCCGAAGTTCCTGCGGCCGATGCAGTATCCTCTGAACTACCTCCTGGTCCAGATCCTTCTCACCCTGCCCATCCTGGTCGTGGGGCGCAACTTTTACCGAGTGGGGTTCAGGGCCTTTTTTCAGGGCAGCCCCAACATGGATTCCCTCATCGCGATAGGCACATCCGCGGCGGTGATATACAGCTTTTACTCCTGCTGGAGAGTTCTGCAGGGGGACTTCGGCGCGGTGGAGAACCTGTACTTCGAGTCCGCCGGGGTCATCATCACCCTCATTCTCCTGGGGAAAACCCTCGAAGCGGTTTCGAAGGGGAAAACCTCCGAGGCCATCAAAAAACTGATGGGTCTCGCCCCCAAAACCGCCACCGTCGTCAAAGACGGCAAAGAAACGGAAATTCCCGTGGAGGAAGTGGAGGTCGGCGACGTGCTCCTGGTCCGGCCGGGCGGGAAAATTCCGGTGGACGGCACGATTCTGGACGGGCAGTCCGCGGTGGACGAATCCATGCTCACGGGGGAGAGCATTCCCATCGACAAAAAGGCGGGAGACAGGGTTTTTGCCGCCACGATCAACAAAAACGGAGTGCTCCGGTTCGAGGCCACGAAGGTGGGGGACGCCACGGCTCTCGCCCAGATCATCAAAATGGTGGAGGACGCGCAGGGATCGAAGGCCCCCATTGCCCGTCTGGCCGACGTGGTGGCGGGATATTTCGTGCCAGTGGTCTGCGTCATAGCGGTTCTCGCCGCCGGAGCGTGGTACTGGGGCACGCAGGACGTCCGGTTTGCCATGACCATCTTCATCTCCATCCTGATCATCGCCTGTCCCTGCGCTCTGGGGCTCGCCACTCCCACGGCCATCATGGTGGGGACGGGCAGGGGCGCGGAATACGGCATCCTGTTCCGGGGCGGCGAAGCTCTGGAGACGGCCCATAAAATCGACACCATCGTGCTGGACAAAACCGGAACGATCACGGAGGGAAAACCCGAGGTCACGGACGTCATCACGGCGGAGGGCGTGGATTCGGCCCGGCTGCTTCGACTGACGGCCTCCGCGGAAAAGGGCTCCGAACACCCTCTGGGGGAGGCCATCGTCCGGAGGGCGGAGGAAGAGGGAGTCGAATTTCTGGAAATTGAAAACTTCCAGGCGCTTACCGGACTCGGCATCGAAGTGGACATTCGGGAGCCCGCCGGGAAAGTCCACGCCTTTATCGGAAACCGGAAGCTGATGGACGGGAGAAACATCCCCCTGAACGGGCTGGAGTCCGAGTCCGACCGTCTGGCGGGAGAGGGTAAGACGCCCATGTACGTCGTTCTCGAAAACAGGCTCGCGGGGATCGTGGCGGTGGCGGACGTGGTTCGGAAGAGCAGCGCTGAGGCGATCCGTATTCTGAGGGAGATGGGGGTCGGCGTGGCCATGATCACCGGCGACAACCCGCGAACCGCCGGCGCCATTGCGAAGCAGGTGGGCATCGACCGGGTCCTTGCGGAGGTCCTGCCCCAGGATAAATCCAACGAGGTGAAGAAGCTTCAGGCGGAAGGGCGCAAAATCGCCATGGTCGGAGACGGAATCAACGACGCTCCCGCTCTGGCCCAGGCCGACGTGGGAATCGCCATCGGCTCCGGAACCGACGTGGCCATGGAGTCGGCGGACATTGTTCTGATGCGGAGCGACCTGATGGACGTTCCGACCGCCCTGCAGCTCAGCAGGAGCACCATACGCAACATAAAGGAAAATCTGTTCTGGGCTTTTGCGTACAACACGGCGGGCATCCCCATCGCGGCCGGAGTGCTGCACTTCTTCGGCGGCCCGCTGCTGGATCCCATGCTGGCGGCTGCGGCCATGTCCCTGAGCTCGGTTTCCGTTCTCTCCAACGCACTGAGGCTCCGGCGATTTCGACCGAAGCGCGGCTGATATCGGAATAATTTAAAGAAGAATTTAAATGAAGAAGAATTTAAATTGGAGGCAAAAAACATGAAAAAAACGACAAACGGGAAAATAACGAAGGGCATTGCGATTGTTTTCGGACTCTTTTTGATTCTTGCGGCGAAAAACGCCGGCGCGGCGCTCTTTGATACGGACATTGTGGGGCGGGCCGCGGAGACCTCCTTCACGGCGATGCTGAAGGCTCTTCCCGCAAAGGTGACACTCGACGACTCTCTTGGCGTGTGGGTGCTGACGGCCCCGGACGGTTCAGCGACTTTCGCCTGGCGCAGGGATGCGAGGGACGGACGCGCGCTGGATGCCTGGCTGCGCTTTGACGCGAAGCCCTTCAGGGACGCCGGGCTGGACCTGAGCAAAATGCCCGCCGGAACCGTGGATGGGGATGAAATTGTGCTGGGAAGCCGGCTGTCTCAAAAAGCCCTGAGCTACGAAGGCGAGGTCACTCCCGAGGCTTCCTTCTCGCAGGTGGTGAAACTCGACAGGGATCTGATCGGCTACCACGCCGCGCTGGACCACTATGGAATGACCCTGTCTGAGGGCACGATCTTCGAGTGGGCGAAGGACATGAGCAAAAACGACAAGGACATCGTGTTTGTCCTGAATCCCAAACCCTTCCTTGACGCCGGCGTCGATCCCGCCAAAGTCGAGGGTTGGGTCTTTGCGAAAGTTCCCGTGGAGGATGAACGCGGCAGAAAATACGAAGCGGACAAGTTTCTGAAGCCCTTTAACTTAAAATAACCGGATTAAAACAGGTTACAATAGAGAACGGACTAAATCTATCCAATGAGGAGGTTACCTCGATGACAGAGAAGGTATTTAAAGTTGACGGCATGTCCTGCTCTCACTGCGTTAAGGCGGTGACGAACGCGATCAGCTCTCTGGATGGCGTGGGAAGCGTCAGCGTCAGCCTCGAAGGCGGGACGGCCACGGTGAGCTATGACGCCGCCAAAGTCTCGGAGGCGAAAATCAAAGAGGCCATCGAAGCGGAAGACTACGAAGTCAAAGACTGACGTTTTTCGCAGGGGCGCGGCTTTGCTGTACGGAGGCCGCGCCCCCGAACCTGCCGGGGAGGTTGTATCGTGAGCGGAGACCGACGGAAAATCTTGGTCGTCGACGATGAACCGAAAATTGTGGAAGTGGTGAAATCTCTGCTGCAAAAAGAGGGCTTTGTCGTGTTCGGGGCGAAGAATGCCGAGGAAACCTTCGAAATTTTCCAGAGAGAAGACCTCGCCCTGATCCTGCTGGACCTCATGCTTCCCGACATGCCGGGAGAGGAAATTTGCGCTGCCATCCGAAAAAAATCTCACGTGCCGATCATCATGCTGACGGCGCGGGTGGAGGAGGAGGACATGCTGAGAGGCCTCTCCGTCGGGGCCGACGACTATATCACAAAACCCTTCAGCCTGCGGGCCCTCTCCGCCAGAGTGGACGCCGTGCTGCGCCGTTCCGGGGAGTATCGGCTTCCTCCGGGCGGCGAACTGGTCTTTGACGGCGGGGCTCTCGCGGTCGATCTGGCGGGCCGGTCCGTCAGAAAGGGCGATCAGTCGGTGAGCCTGACCCCCAATGAATTCCGCATTCTCGAGGTCCTCGTCCGGTCCCCCGGTCGGGTGTTCACCCGGGATCAGCTGATCGAATCCGCCCTGGGGGACGAATTTGACGGTTTCCCGAGGGCGATTGACAGTCACATCAAAAATCTCCGTCGAAAGCTGGAGGACAACCCCAGAGAGCCGGTCTGGATTCTGACGATCCACGGAGTGGGCTATCGTTTCGGCGGCCGGAGCGAAACAGGGGAGCCGGCGAAGGCATGACGGCCCGTTACGCGCTCAGAACGAAACTGTCGTTTTACATCGCCCTCGTGGCGCTGCTGACCGTGGCCCTGACCGGCATTTTATCCAACGTGTCCATTCGCCGCCGGTTCGAGGACTATATCGCCAGAGAGCAGGCGCGAAGGAACGAGGAAATTTTGCAGAACGTGACGGAACAGTATGATTTTCTCACGGAAAACTGGAATATGGAGTTTCTGCACGCCATCGGGATGCACGCCCTTTACGACGGGTACATTCTTCGGATTTACGACCGGCGGGGGAACCTGCTGTGGGATGCGGAGGACTGCGACATGGAGGCCTGCCGGCACATCATGGAGGACATCACCCGAAAGATGCGGGACCGTTATCCTGACGCGGGAGGCGGATTCACGACGAAAGACGTTCCTCTCCTGGCGGGAGGGCAGCCCATCGGCCGGGTGGTTCTGGGATATGTCGCCCCCTGGTTTCTGGACGAAAACGGATTTCTTTTTCTGGACGCGCTGAACGCGGTTTTCATCGGGAGCGCCGTTTTTTCTCCGCTGCTGGCGGTGGCGGCGGGCTGGCTTCTGGCCCGGAGAGTGAGCGATCCCATCCGGAAAACGGTGGATGGGGTGAAGCGGCTGGCCGAAGGGGATTATTCCGTTGAACTGGAAGCGGACTCGGACGTTCGGGAGCTGAACGAGCTGGTGTTTTCCGTGGATCATCTGGCGCGGTCCATTGCGGCTCAGGAAACTCTCAGGCGGCAGCTCACGGCCGACGTGGCTCACGAGCTCCGCACGCCCCTGACCACGCTGGGAACCCATATCGAGGCGATGGTGGAGGGGCTGTGGGATCCCACCAGAGAGCGGCTCGCGAGCTGTTACGAGGAGACGGATCGCATCGGGCGGCTGGTGCTGGATATGGAAAACCTGGCGAAGGTCGAAAGCGGCAATCTGAAGCTGAATAAAACGCCCATCGATCTTCGTGAGCTTGCGGAAAAGACGCTGCTGAACTTCGAGACGGAAATCCACGTCAAAAAACTTCGGGCCTTCGTGGAGGGAAGTTGTTCCGAATGTTGCGCCGACCGTGACCGGATCAGCCAGGTTCTGGTGAATCTGATCTCCAACGCCGTGAAGTACACCCGGCCGGAGGGGACGATCGGGGTTGCTCTTTCGGAAACGGAGGGGACCGTCTGCATCGATGTGGAAGACGACGGTATCGGCGTTTCGGAGGAGGACCTGCCGTTCATCTTCGAGAGATTCTACCGCGCCGACAAATCCCGCAGCCGCACCACCGGCGGTTCGGGCATCGGTCTTGCCATCGTCCGGTCGATCGTCACAGCCCACAGAGGCTCGGTCAGTGTCCGAAGCGCCCCCGGTCAGGGCAGCCGCTTCCGGGTGGAACTGCCGAAGAACCGCTGAATCATGGCAATATCCTTTCTTACAGACCTTTCTTTCTGTGCCTTTTTTTAATTTTATATTTTATATCCTGCCTTCAAAAGTGAAATTACAATTGTGAATTAATCTAAATTAAATGACTATAAGTTGCAATGAATTCTTTGCATGACTTATATTCATCGTTTTGACTTAAATCAATGGGCGTAAATTTGTGTTGAAAGGGCAATATGTAAGTTTCTATACTGCACTGAAGAACCTTGCGTATAGGCTTTGTTTAAAGTTTATATTCCTGGAATCTTCAGAGGAGGTTGTTTTGCAATGTCGTGGTTCAGAAATATGCGCACTATGACGAGAATTTCTATTCTTGTTTCTGTTTTGCTGTTTCTTATGCTTTTTATCGCTCTCGTGGGGCACTCCGCCAATCGCGATATGGAGAGAAGCATGGAGAAAATCCATACGAAATACACTCGGCTGGCCATGGATTATCTGGTCGTGAATATCCGTACCGTCATGAACCGGTATCTGGTGATGAGCATGATGGATACTTTCGTTGAGGCAGAACTTGCGGACCTTGCGCAGACGGTCATGAAGAACAGAAACGAGGTTGCGAAACTGATAAGCGGTCTGAAGGAGGAAGATCTCACGCCGGAAGAGCTGGAAGTCCATCGCCGCCTTCTGGTGATTGGGCCCCAGTACAGAAAGTTACAGGATGAGGCCATCGCCTTTGCCAAAACCGGGGCCCCTCGCGACAAAATGAAGATTCGCCTTTCCCGGCAGGGCGATATTACAGAATCTGAAAATGAATACGAAAAAAATTTACAGCTTCTGGCGAAAATGATGATGGCGGAGGGAGAAAAAGAAAACACTTCCGCTTTCGTCCGGGCTGCCGGAGGTGAGAAACAGCTTGTTATCCTGTCGCTGATTGCGCTGCTGCTGGGCCTCGTCCTGACGGTGGCCCTCTCCCGGACAATTACGAAGCCGCTTCGGGAAATTCAGGAGAGCGTGAACGCCTTTGCGGGAGGCAACCTGGACAGCCGTTTCCCGGAGCGGGGCAGGGATGAAATTGCCGTTATGGGAAAAACCCTGCAGGAAATGGCCGAAAAGCTCAGAAACGTCATCGTCGCGATTCGCAGCGCCGGAGCGAGGATTTTGAGTACTTCACAGAATTTTGCCGCCCTTGCTCAGGAGAGTAACGCCTCCGTGGAGGAATTTCGTTCCAGCGTGGATGAAATGGGCAACAACCTTGAAAAGCTTGCCGTCATTGGGGACGAGGTCAACTCCTCTGTGAGTGAAGTGGCGACGGGAGCCCAGGCCACGGCCGAGAAGGGCACCGACATCGCGGGGCGTGTCGAAAAAGCCATGGAAGCGGGGGAAAACGGAAGGCGCGCCGTTCAGCGGGTCGTGTCAGATATGTCCAGCCTGGCGGAGAACGCCTCGAACACCGCGAAATCGGTTCAGCAGCTGAGCGACAGAACGCGAAAAATCCAGGACTTCGTCGCGCAAATCGGTGCCATTGCTGATCAGACCAATCTGTTGGCTTTAAACGCGGCCATCGAGGCGGCCCGGGCGGGGGAGGCGGGTCGAGGGTTTGCGGTGGTCGCCGAGGAAGTGCGAAAACTTGCGGAGGAAAGCAACATCGCGGCGCAGAATATCGAAGGCCTTGCCGGAGCCATTATGGGAGAACTGGATACCGTGGTCGGCACGTCGCTGGAAAATGCCCAGGCTTCCGAGGGGGCGAAAACGCTTTCCGGAGAAACACAGAAGCTCCTTGACGACATGCTCTCCTACCTGAAAGAGATTGCCGACGCAACTCAGGACCTTGCCGCGGTGTCACAGGAACAGGCCGCGTCCAGCGAGGAAATCGCCGAGGCCGTTCACCGGATCGCGTCCATGGTCAGCAGCTCGGCGGCGCTGGGGGACAACATTCGCGACGGAGCGGGAGATGTGGCGAAAGCCGCGGAACATGTGGCTGCCGGCTCCGAAGATCTGTCGAAACTCGCGGGAGATCTGGAGAAGCTGCTCCGATTCTTCCGGATGGAAAATCATCATTCGGCGTCCGCCGCCGCGTTGTCTCCCGCTGCGCGGTAAATCGTCCTTACGCTGTGCTATCATTATTTTCCGATAGCATACGGTTTCGAGGAGGAATACACAAATGGCGAAAAAGCAGATTATTTATGGAGCGGATGTGACGCCTCCCTTTCCGATCATGGTGCTTGCGGGAGCCCAGCATGTCCTGACCCTGTTTGGAGCGACAACGCTGGTCCCGCTGATATTCGGCCCGGCTATGGGAATGAGCCCCGAACAGCTGGCGAAATTTATCGGCTGCGTCTATTTCGGCATGGGGATCGCGACCCTGGTGCAAACTCATCCAAAGCTGGGGACGGGGCTTCCCATCGTCCAGGGCTCCAGTTTCAGCTTCATTCCTCCGATTATGACGATTATCGGGGCCTACGGTGCCATGGGGCCGGAAACGATTATGCAGTATGTGGGGGGCGGGCTCATTGTGGGCGGGCTTGTCCTGTCGGCTCTGGGTTATCTGAAGATCGTCGGTTACATCCGCAGGTTCATTACGCCCGTGGTCATCGGGCCGACCATCATGGCGATCGGATTCTCTCTCGCGGGCACCGCCGTTGG
Protein-coding sequences here:
- a CDS encoding sulfite exporter TauE/SafE family protein, which encodes MQTKTLRVEGMTCTGCEGRIERKLRAAKGVTEAVARFAEGTVRVTLDPAVIGFDTVAGLVEDLDYRVVGSFDDQEEKDGEGAGPKFELWKTIWIALALYELYVLLDRFGLLDVFYAFPEARAGMGYGMIFTVGLLTSVHCVAMCGGINLSQSISRAAPAERLVRLAAFRSGLLYNLGRLVSYTLIGGIAGALGSAVSLSESARGGVQIAAGAFMIIMGLNMLNVFPWLRRLNPRMPKIFGDKLHGQGGSRAPLYVGLLNGLMPCGPLQAMQIYALSTGSFLKGALSMFFFSAGTIPLMFGLSALSGLLSRRFTRSAMTVGAVMVVLLGAGMFGNGMDLSGLSFVLAPAGEAVSGTSARMEGGVQVVRTELQSGRYAPIVVRLGTPVRWNIHAEPGTVNGCNNRIVLPGSLREAPDVPGRIQKKLAVGDNLVEFVPTRAGTFTYTCWMGMIRGKITVVDETETSGSTALAAESTEEDLDLSALSFDVSSEDADIFSALFSDPEDASAEEIENASSPSCCAANTADNAASAPSVGRSCCAPASPQVSAPRIILSDGLPPGPWRIRAQPRQSCCTR
- a CDS encoding DUF2318 domain-containing protein produces the protein MSKNVVSSKFKSGKGLFVLALLLASGTIAAAAELPNGDLLIVPDEITETATFFPINVEGVQMEVFAVRAPDGTVRTAFNTCQVCYASGRGYYKQEGGMFVCQNCGNRFRTSDVELVHGGCNPVPITSRYKTVDERGITIAKSFLVRAKPIFARWKR
- a CDS encoding heavy metal translocating P-type ATPase translates to MLRETVAIGGMTCAACAKRIERAVGKLQGIADASVNFATEKLTVEFDEKQVALGDIEKKIVDAGYNVLKERPKSGATIPIGGMTCAACAKRIEKAVGKLDGVESASVNFATEKLTVSWDPSRVRLSAIRDAVEKAGYKALSAEKSGAVDEDRLRREGEIRSMWRKFIVAAIFGAPLLYLAMGSMVWWLYWPIPKFLRPMQYPLNYLLVQILLTLPILVVGRNFYRVGFRAFFQGSPNMDSLIAIGTSAAVIYSFYSCWRVLQGDFGAVENLYFESAGVIITLILLGKTLEAVSKGKTSEAIKKLMGLAPKTATVVKDGKETEIPVEEVEVGDVLLVRPGGKIPVDGTILDGQSAVDESMLTGESIPIDKKAGDRVFAATINKNGVLRFEATKVGDATALAQIIKMVEDAQGSKAPIARLADVVAGYFVPVVCVIAVLAAGAWYWGTQDVRFAMTIFISILIIACPCALGLATPTAIMVGTGRGAEYGILFRGGEALETAHKIDTIVLDKTGTITEGKPEVTDVITAEGVDSARLLRLTASAEKGSEHPLGEAIVRRAEEEGVEFLEIENFQALTGLGIEVDIREPAGKVHAFIGNRKLMDGRNIPLNGLESESDRLAGEGKTPMYVVLENRLAGIVAVADVVRKSSAEAIRILREMGVGVAMITGDNPRTAGAIAKQVGIDRVLAEVLPQDKSNEVKKLQAEGRKIAMVGDGINDAPALAQADVGIAIGSGTDVAMESADIVLMRSDLMDVPTALQLSRSTIRNIKENLFWAFAYNTAGIPIAAGVLHFFGGPLLDPMLAAAAMSLSSVSVLSNALRLRRFRPKRG
- a CDS encoding copper ion binding protein, whose amino-acid sequence is MTEKVFKVDGMSCSHCVKAVTNAISSLDGVGSVSVSLEGGTATVSYDAAKVSEAKIKEAIEAEDYEVKD
- a CDS encoding response regulator transcription factor, which encodes MSGDRRKILVVDDEPKIVEVVKSLLQKEGFVVFGAKNAEETFEIFQREDLALILLDLMLPDMPGEEICAAIRKKSHVPIIMLTARVEEEDMLRGLSVGADDYITKPFSLRALSARVDAVLRRSGEYRLPPGGELVFDGGALAVDLAGRSVRKGDQSVSLTPNEFRILEVLVRSPGRVFTRDQLIESALGDEFDGFPRAIDSHIKNLRRKLEDNPREPVWILTIHGVGYRFGGRSETGEPAKA
- a CDS encoding HAMP domain-containing protein, translated to MTARYALRTKLSFYIALVALLTVALTGILSNVSIRRRFEDYIAREQARRNEEILQNVTEQYDFLTENWNMEFLHAIGMHALYDGYILRIYDRRGNLLWDAEDCDMEACRHIMEDITRKMRDRYPDAGGGFTTKDVPLLAGGQPIGRVVLGYVAPWFLDENGFLFLDALNAVFIGSAVFSPLLAVAAGWLLARRVSDPIRKTVDGVKRLAEGDYSVELEADSDVRELNELVFSVDHLARSIAAQETLRRQLTADVAHELRTPLTTLGTHIEAMVEGLWDPTRERLASCYEETDRIGRLVLDMENLAKVESGNLKLNKTPIDLRELAEKTLLNFETEIHVKKLRAFVEGSCSECCADRDRISQVLVNLISNAVKYTRPEGTIGVALSETEGTVCIDVEDDGIGVSEEDLPFIFERFYRADKSRSRTTGGSGIGLAIVRSIVTAHRGSVSVRSAPGQGSRFRVELPKNR
- a CDS encoding methyl-accepting chemotaxis protein gives rise to the protein MSWFRNMRTMTRISILVSVLLFLMLFIALVGHSANRDMERSMEKIHTKYTRLAMDYLVVNIRTVMNRYLVMSMMDTFVEAELADLAQTVMKNRNEVAKLISGLKEEDLTPEELEVHRRLLVIGPQYRKLQDEAIAFAKTGAPRDKMKIRLSRQGDITESENEYEKNLQLLAKMMMAEGEKENTSAFVRAAGGEKQLVILSLIALLLGLVLTVALSRTITKPLREIQESVNAFAGGNLDSRFPERGRDEIAVMGKTLQEMAEKLRNVIVAIRSAGARILSTSQNFAALAQESNASVEEFRSSVDEMGNNLEKLAVIGDEVNSSVSEVATGAQATAEKGTDIAGRVEKAMEAGENGRRAVQRVVSDMSSLAENASNTAKSVQQLSDRTRKIQDFVAQIGAIADQTNLLALNAAIEAARAGEAGRGFAVVAEEVRKLAEESNIAAQNIEGLAGAIMGELDTVVGTSLENAQASEGAKTLSGETQKLLDDMLSYLKEIADATQDLAAVSQEQAASSEEIAEAVHRIASMVSSSAALGDNIRDGAGDVAKAAEHVAAGSEDLSKLAGDLEKLLRFFRMENHHSASAAALSPAAR